Sequence from the Nocardioides exalbidus genome:
GGCGAAGTTCGACCGCGACCGGGCCAGGTCGAGGATCGACTCGCGGTCGATCTCCTGCCAGTTCTTGAAGGTCGTGTCCTCCATCTCGCCGAACAGCTCGCTGTCGGCGAGGTGCTGGGCCGAGGTGGTGTTGCCGTCCTGCATGCCCAGGATGTCTCCCAGCCGCCGCACCCACGGGATGCGGTCGTCGCGGCTGTTCCACACGAGGGCGAGGTGGCCGCCGGGCTTGAGCACCCGGGCGATCTCGGCCAGCGCCGACCCGTGGTCGAACCAGTGGAAGGCCTGGGCGACCACCACGACGTCGACGGAGCGGTCGTTGGCCGGGATCTCCTCGGCCGTCGCGACCTTCGCGCTCACCTCGGGCACGCGCTCGCGCAGGATCGCCAGCATCGCCTCGTCGGGCTCGGTGGCGAAGACCGCGTGCCCGTGGTCGACCAGCTGGCGCGTCAGCTTGCCGGTCCCGGCGCCGAGCTCGAGGACGACCTTGGCCTCGCCGCCCGTCAGCCACGCGACCGCGTCGGAGGGGTACGACGGACGCGCCCGGTCGTAGGCGCCGGCGACCGACCCGAACGAGCGGGCGCGGTCGGTCGGTGCGGGAGTCCCGGGCAGTTCGTCGCTCATCCCGGTCAGGCTACAAGCGACGGCGACGTCCCGCGCTCAGCGACGTACCTCGCACTCGCGCCGGATCTCGGCCCCGCAGGTGTCGCGACCACCTCCGCCGACCGCCTGGTCGCGACCGGGACCGCCGACGAGGAGGTCGTTGCCGCTGGACCCGAACATCCGGTCGTCGCCGTGTCCGCCGAAGAACCGCATCTGTCGACCGCCCACGCACGGGGACCCGCTCCCCGTGCTGGGCAGGGCGGAGGTCGTGTCCCGGCCGCCCAGGCTCTGGACCGTCGCACGGCAGGCGTCGACCTCGAGCGCGTTGCTCCCGTGGGTGCCCGTGAGCCGCACGGTGGGGGCGCCGACGGCGGCGTCCTCGAAGCCGGTCACCTCGTGGGTGACCACCTTCCTGCCGGACCGCTTCGTGAGCACCCCCTGCCGGAGGTCGAGGTCGAGGCGCGCAGAGGACTGGACGTAGACGCGGTCGCGGCCGTGGCCGCCCCTGAACCAGCTGCCCTTCGCGTAGGTCCCGACCTGCATCGTGTCGTCGCCCCCACCCATCGCGGCACGGAGGACGGTACGCCCTCCCGGCGGCACGAGGAGTGCCTCGTCGCGGTTGCTGCCGCGGAACGTGAACCGCTCGAGGTCGCGGGAGGCGCGCACGCTGAAGGTCGAGAACCCGCGGACGGTGAGCGCGGCGCCGGACCCCGAAGTGGTGAGCGTCCGGGCAGGGACGTCGATCGCCAGCCTCGTGGCGGGGCCGGTGCCGAGCGCGAAGGTGCTGCCGGTGCCTCCCTCGGCCCTGCTGGTGGGAGTCGGGTCGCCCGCCCAGTCGAGCCAGACCAACCGGCCGACCACCTCGTCGGGGTTGGGCAGTCCGGTCCGCCCGGACACGACGAAGTCCTGGTCGGCACCGGCAGGACCGGCGTCGACGACGTCCCGGCCGGTGTCCACCCGACCCTGGGTGCCGGCGTGGACCTCGTCGACCGCCGCGGACCCGAGGAAGGTGTCGTCGCCCTCGCCGAGGAAGGTGGTGGTCCTCCCGGTGCGGCCGGTGGCGTCGACGACGTCGTTGCCGGTGCCGGCGTCGACGACGCCGACCACGCTGCCGATGACGCAGACCAGGTCGTCCCCGCCCAGTGCGCGCACGCCGCTGACGTCGTGGGCGACGATCACGTCGTCGCCCTCGGTGCCGTCCACGCGGAGCACGCCGCTGGCCTCGATCGTCGCGGGCACGCCGCGGCAGGTGGCTGCCGCGGCACTGGCCGGGGCCATCGAGACGGCCGTGCCGACCACCAGGGCGGCGGTGATGAGGAGGGGGATGGTCGGGCGCATCGGGACCTCGGATCGGGTCGGTGGTGGGGTACCACGGCTGTGACGCGCCCCGTGCCGGAGAAGTTGTCCCTACGCTGACGTCCGTGAGCTCGTTCGAACGCCTCGACGCGGGGCCGGTGGCGGACACCGTCGCGCGCCTCGAGTCCCGCATCGCGGCCCGGTTCCCCGACCGCGGGCTGCTCGCGGTCGTGGGCGAGCTCGGCGTGCTCACCTCCGACGTGGCCGAGGGGTCCTCGGCGATCCGGGTCCGGCTGCGGTGGGTCCGGCTGGCCTCGCGCCTGGCCGCGGTCGTCGTGCTCGTCGCGACGGTGACGATCTTCGGGCTCGCGCTCCGCGACGCGCTGCGCATCGGTCCGGAGCGCACCTTCGAGTGGGTGCCGCTGATCGAGTCCGCGATCAACGACCTGGTCTTCGCGGGGCTGGCGCTGTGGTTCCTCTACGCGCTGCCGCAGCGCCTCGAGCGCGGCCACCTCCTCGACCTGCTCCACCGGCTCCGCTCGCTCGCGCACATCGTCGACATGCACCAGCTCACCAAGGACCCCGAGCGGCTGCGACCGGACTTCGTGAAGACCGAGAAGATGGTGAAGGTCGACCTCGACCGCGGCGAGATGGAGCGCTACCTCGACTACTGCTCGGAGATGCTCTCGCTGATCGGCAAGGTCGCGGCACTGTGCGCGGAGGAGTCGCGCGACTCGCTGGTGCTCACCACGGTCAGCGACCTCGAGACGCTCACCACCGGCATGTCGCGCAAGATCTGGCAGAAGATCTCGCTGCTGCCGAGCGAGGGCGCCCGGCCGGTCGCGGACTGATCCCGACTACCGTCCTCCCCGTGACCGATCCGCTCGCCTGGCTGACCGACCTCGAAGGGGTCCCGTCGGCCTATGCCGGAGTCCGCGACGGGATCGACGCGCTGCTGCGCGACCGCGGCCTGCGTCGTACGTCGCCGGAGATGACCGCGGAGTCCCTCCTGCGCGGCGCCCACGCGAGCGCCGTGCTCGAGGGATCGGCCTCGTCGCTGGACGAGGTGCGCGCGGGGACGGGCGACGAGATCGCCTCGGACGCCGTCCGGCTTTCGGCCTCGATGCTGGCGCTCGCGCCCCTGCTCAAGACCGCGCCGCTGCAGGCGATCGCCCGGCTCCACACCGTCGTCGGCTCGGGCGCCCTCGACCCCGAGGAGCTCGGCCGACCACGCGACGCGGCCTCGGCCGACCGGCTGCGCGGCGTCGCCGAGCTCCTCGTCTCGGGCACGTCGGCGCCGGCGCTGCTCGTCGCGGCGGTCGCGCACGCCGACGTCGCGACGGCCGCACCGTTCGCCTCGCACAACGGCATCGTCGCCCGCGCCCTCGAGCGACTCGTGCTGGTCTCCCGCGGGGTCGACGCCAAGTCGCTGGTGGTCCCCGAGGCCGGGCACCTCGCGCACCGGGCGGCGTACGAGTCCAACCTCCGTGCCTACAGCGCTGGCGGCCCGCGCGGCGTCCAGGCCTGGGCGCTCTACGGCGCGGAGGCGTTCG
This genomic interval carries:
- a CDS encoding class I SAM-dependent methyltransferase — its product is MSDELPGTPAPTDRARSFGSVAGAYDRARPSYPSDAVAWLTGGEAKVVLELGAGTGKLTRQLVDHGHAVFATEPDEAMLAILRERVPEVSAKVATAEEIPANDRSVDVVVVAQAFHWFDHGSALAEIARVLKPGGHLALVWNSRDDRIPWVRRLGDILGMQDGNTTSAQHLADSELFGEMEDTTFKNWQEIDRESILDLARSRSNFAVMGEDERAESLAAVLAFYDDYGRGMDGMQIPYVTRCYRAVVVDGDEQASGPDDPSQDGPAVSDGTDTDMLLIDFR
- a CDS encoding oxidoreductase — encoded protein: MTDPLAWLTDLEGVPSAYAGVRDGIDALLRDRGLRRTSPEMTAESLLRGAHASAVLEGSASSLDEVRAGTGDEIASDAVRLSASMLALAPLLKTAPLQAIARLHTVVGSGALDPEELGRPRDAASADRLRGVAELLVSGTSAPALLVAAVAHADVATAAPFASHNGIVARALERLVLVSRGVDAKSLVVPEAGHLAHRAAYESNLRAYSAGGPRGVQAWALYGAEAFAAGAEASPLVR